From Anastrepha obliqua isolate idAnaObli1 chromosome 3, idAnaObli1_1.0, whole genome shotgun sequence:
TGTGTTTaaaagtatgcaaaaatatcaatggcaacaatatgtcgatacaaccaaacacaaacccacacaaaccgatgtatggtgtaaatatgtaacccAACGAAAGCAGCTATTTTCTATTGGCAAAAgctttgctcaattttgtgtatcGTACGGACAACAGACAGGGACTACGACAACGTCGGTGAGTGTGGGCATCATTAGAAAGAGTTTTACgctcttttggttttttgacttTTCACAATGTTTAGTTACAATTTGTTAATGGTAGGGTAAACAATGTCAATATGATTTTCCTTATATTCTTTATAAAGCCTCAAACGAAGTGGACATAATACAAATCAAGTGAGAgtagtgaatttttatttatttacttaggaCTCGGAATTATTAGCGACCAAGGCTAGTTTTCTCCGAGAGTTTTTTTAGAAGTTATTTTATGCTGTTATGACATTGAAATTCATCTGTTGCTTATTGTTTGTACTGAAAAAATACACAGCATCGGTCAATGCAACAAATATTTCCACAAACCACGTTTccgttttttttgtagtttaatttaattatagagTTTAagagtataaaattaattaattgttttctcTTGTATGAGCTCTTACGCCATTACGGGTAGCCCACAGTTCTGGTACTTAGGATTCTTAACTTTTTGCTTGTAGGTTAAGCTCTAACTagcaaaaatttgtaattttaattgatttctaaaattaaatggtTGTGTgatcattttctatttttagaaaaattcatcaGCTTATTACAGCATCCTTTCGGAAATGACTTTTCGGTAAGTTTTATGATGTCCACAAAAACGAAACGTCACGAACACACAATATACATGCAATTTGAAAAACCGTTTCATATGATCAGATGAGCCAAAGTGGCAAGGTGTGGGGCAAAAACGGAAGTCATAAATCTCGATGAGATTTTCGCATTAAAATTCTAAGAATACTTTCACGAAAGTCTTATGTGAGCATTTGGTCCTTTACTTAGGGATACAttgatacatttcaaaaaatgatGCGCCGCAAGGGAGCCAAATATCGTTAAGTTTACCACGAAGCCCACttgatttttagcaaaaattaaaaaatctcataaaaatattttcaaagcttTTTACAGCAGTGAAATAAACGCACTCTCACTTTAGGACttatgatttttcaaaaatattattctttctgtaatatgcgtatgtatgtttgcatagagggcaattttttctgcttttctaaagaaaaattaccaataaaaaaaagtacttaTGGTTTATATGACTTGACGTTTGATTTCAATTCCTATAAGTCAAATTAGAATTTCAATGCAAACATTGATAAAACTCAACAGCTCTGCCTTGTTTTACATTACACTTGCGTACGTTTTCAGGTAACAGCAATAGCCTTCACCTCTTCAAAAACTAGTATGTGACTAAGTTGTAGTAGGAAGTTGTAAAataacactaaaatttaattttgcatatgCCACGAGTTCTATTTGAATTCCAAagttcagttttttattttcattttcatttggtttaaaaataaaaaagcgttCCTTTGggaaaagcttttatttttatttttaggtggTCAGTTGACTTTTCTCTTTTGTGATGagcatttattttgcttatattgtctttttattttattttattttaaaatcatattGCTTGTTATCGGTGACCGATTAAAATTCAAATCGTTAGTTCATAGTGTTCATAGTTTTGTTTGATTACCTTTGAATGTTTAGTTATTAAATActtaacaataaaaatgtaatcGCTCATTGCAATGTATCCATTTGCGTTTGTTGTTTATATTGcttattttgtttgttgtggTGTTAATATCTACgcttcttttctgttttaatatattttaatataagtatttatttgtttattcatcTACATTTATAGGTTATctcatttattaatatttgaatatgcgttgtatattattttaataattattcatATTTATGCGCGTATTTTGCATACCtaaaatatgtattgtatatacatatatatctacatatacacatacgcatatacattcatatatatatatgcatatacatatatacaataaatatattaagcatatatgtatgtatttatgttctcattgttatatttctttataataTTGTGTGTATAATTCTACTCAGATGCTTTGCCTATATGCTTATACATATGAATACGATAACTTAGTTTCttcgattttattgtttttttttcgttctagaATATATTACTTAAGtcaatttatgatttttagAAGAGctaattgcatttttcttttattgatttttaaatactattttatgatgttctaagttttttgtttacagTTTTAAATCCTGTCTTAAGTTCAATATCTTTATGTTGTTTGTTCTGAAGATCGATTCTTCGttaattcatttcttatttcaatacaattttatactaataattttttgtgttcaaaattgttttcttttttttaaatgttcagctTTCGGTTTTGCCGGTTCACAGGTCCAGCCGGTGTTTTTAATTCGTCGTATCTTATcttaaattctttaaatataatttgtctaatgtatatatatatatagatatatattttatataagtatataatagtATTAATATATACTTTTTGTCATTATCAATATAGAGTtgtgtataatatttattatagtaataattgaaatcaataaataatatatttctttcttattcaattataatttaggtttttgttgttgcttcgcATTATaacaagtttattttttattcatatttccaTTCCTCCAAATTTTCCCTACAAACTACAAACGTGCCAACTTGTCTTTCTCTGCTTTCTCTATATCTAACTACGGTTCGTTATGGTACGGCAAAACCGTTttggtatttgtattttttcgaaattcgaaAATATCAACAGAAACGTACCTTGTTTTCGAAAACAATAAACAATTACTGGCGCTGTACGTACTATAACAGTTAAATATCTTTCGATAAACATACATACGATTGTAGCATTTCGCAAGACTACATAGTTTCACTGGGTTTAAAATTTAGTTGTTTTTCCATCATCATCGTATTTTCCTTCGTTTTTGTTCTTCTTAAACAAtccttcatatatatatatatttttttttgaattttttcttgctttacTGTTAAATCTAAACTGTACGTTTTCATGttaatatgtatacacatataagAGTACGTGTAGTGTTCTAAaggtatgttatgttaagtgTGTATTCATGTGTATGTGCGCGTATTGATAAATCATTCTCTAAATAAACGGCGGCCCCATTTCAGTCCATGTTTTACGTTGAGTTATTTAATGACTAAAGCAGCCTTTGATAACATTCTCGCCTGGACATGACCTCCAACTCTTTTGACTCTTGCTTCTTGACTCTTGACTCTTGACTCTTGCCGCTGTTAGTGCTATTTCGCATCATACCGTCATAATGCATTGTGTAACAGTATGACGACTGCACCATCTTACATTTAAAAAGCCAACAATTTCCTTTTTTGTCgcaaataaattattgttttatgtcgcttttttaagttttttttgtttttgcattatttcTCTTTAGTCACACTGTCTTCGAACTCGTAGATATTGTTGTATTTGTAGTAGTAATAAAGGAAGCTATTGTTGTAAAGTTGTGTCTTTGTTGTTGTGTCTCATACATTTTGTTTCTATTTGTGAATCTATTTGCTGCCACAAGCATCAAATATTAatcaaattacaaatatttatacgcaTAAAATGTAGTAGCAtcaatgttgctgttgttgttgttgttattgtagtcgTGTGATCATAGTTGTGGTTATGGATGCTGTCGTTAGTACCCTCAAAATTAACATGGGTAAATACCTAAAAAAGTAGATAGCAGTAGGAAGTTGGTAACTCGAAATATATGTAGATTAGACATGGCTTTTGTGAGTAAATACTTTCAAGCTCTATAAAATGCCTATCCAAACAAAGCTGATATGtagaatatgtatgtacttatatacatatatgtttgtataaagaattataaaaatcaaagaaaaacaatatCGTTAATTTGTAATGGAAATTAATAAACCTTTGGAATCTAAATCTTTTAAGTGGTATgcgaatgaataaatattttcttaaaatcaatcaaaatatATACTTTAAACTAACGCATGTAATATATTACTGCTGTTGTAGAGGTGTGACAAGTAGTGTTGATTCGAACAGATATATACTATCTAAGAAAGCAAGTAAGGCACACATCCTTTTAATTACCTTGATAATTCTGTGGCCAAATGGTGGGTACATTCTGTCGGTTTCATaagatattttttacatttgcagCATCACAGCGTTCAGTACATGTAAATAAGAAttgcatattttaattaatttaaattaaattgtaaatataaatCTATGCGGGATTGCATCTTTAAACTTACCGCCGCACTGACCATTGGCACGCTATAGTACTGATAAAATGGTTGATATTGCATTGAAGGTGGGTAAAGTGTTGGCACGCCAGCTGCTGTAAAATCAGTAACTATTTGTTAAGcggttataaaaattataactgatctgctaaattttgtttagatatgtcaaataaaataaattgcgaGTTACCTGGCGGATAAACTGTAGCGGCGAATTGATCAATAGGCATATTACTAATCGGGGCTGGTGGTGTTGTTGTATAATATACAGCACCATTCGTTGCAACGATCGACTGGAATATTGCAAAGAATTGCATAAGAattttataatctttttttataagattatttttatacattcagcCTTTTCGCAAATTTCATGTGAATAAATCACTCCcgtaaatttaatctaaaacatAGTGGGAGAAAATTCCcaaatttgtttgctttatgGAAATGATTTGTTCATATAGAATTCCCAAAAAAAGTTgatgaatttttagaaaatatttttctttaagataAAAACGAAAgaattttacttcaaatttgcaaGCATTATTATCCCTAAACAAGAATTAGAGCAGGGTTCCCAAATAGCGTGTCGCAACATCCTGGGGCGTTGTTGGTTGATGCTCATCGCCGATAAGGAACATTTTTTCCTCCGAGTATGTAGTTAAAAAGTAAAGCTCTCTTTcgacaaacaaaaactttactCTATGCATAAGGGTATCATTAGGGCTGTTTTGTTGCACAGACAATTAAGTGGCTCTAAAAGTGTTCGATATATCACAAGAATATATTTGAGATTTGTTGATTGCGCAAATGGATGAAAAAAGCTTCTATTCGACACGGTACTTCTTCATGGTGGTACTTGAAGAGGCCTGCTCTACTTTGGAAAATCAAAATGGGGAAAATTTGGGTCTCACATGTTGCTAAGCACCAGTCAAGAAAAAGAACAATTAGATATTGTCATATAATTTTAACGTATTCCGCTCTCTTCAAATTTTCAGTGACTGACTGGCGCAGGATTTTGTGTCTTGTCGTTTTATGATAGATAGCTAATGTACTAAGAGCTGATTAAAATGGAGATCTACAATACTATACAGTACGCTTGGACATTTATGAATATAGAAAAACTCCGCATTGGTTAATATGTGTTTCTTCATAAATTCATTTTCGGTCGACGTTAGTTAGCTTTCAAGCGAAATTCTCGTACTTTGCAAACAGTTTTATTTGCTCCCCCTTTATTTTAAGAAGACTTCAGCGTAGGCTCAGTTTAACTACCTTACCGGATTGTAATTAGTGcgatgattttgattttgaatccTTGCATAGCGGTGAAGGCCAAAAAATTGTCAGAAATTCAGAATTGTGGTCAGCAACCGACATTTTATGGCTAGCTTCGAGGTTGTCAACTGTAGATTCGATCAAGTTAACCTTCAGCTTGACAATGCTTGACGTCTTGTCGGAAACTTAGTATACTTAGAAACACTAAAAATAGAGACCGTATCTTATCTGCCATACTCTCCAGACGTTGTTCGACTGTTGATCATTTGTTTCGATCGGTGGTCGATAAGTTCATCATCAGATAAGTTCTTTTGACATTCTAAGTGTCAAATTGTAGACAGGACTTCGAAACATAAAAATACGGTTTACaactaataaagggttttccaatacaaGTAATCGCTATcgaaagatgattaacgattttttatggccggaattggatggtactgatctgaacaacgtttattttcaacaagatggcgctaagtgccacacaagcaacgaaaccattgatcttttagggGAAAAGCTTCCGGaccatgttatctctcgaagaggtgatctcagttggccaccgagatcttgtgatttaacaccttgtgaattttttctttggggccacgtgaaagagaaggtctatgccaacagcccagggtcgattcaaggcctcaaagatggaattcgtgagactatcgagaacatagggcagccaatttgcaattcggttatgggaaatttctaaaaaaagatattgtcctgtaagcgtggtcgtggtggtcatttgcctgacgctattttccactattaacggcataccttcgtctttataatgaaataaacatccgaccatttatattaaaaactatcATCATCCTCTTATTGCAAAACCCTTTGGTTCGGCGATAAACTTCTAAATGTAATCTTAATATCTCTGTGGCCACCAAGAACAAACACCCTGTCTAGAGTAAGATCTCTTTTATGAATATTTCATTCTATATTAGTTACATACTATAACTGTTCTCGAACGTTCTTTTCTTAGGTATTgcaataaaataagtttaaactacataaaaagttctaaaattcTTAAAACACAGATTTagctattttattaaataaaaacatatgccGCATACTCACTTGTTTTTTGATTGCAGGAGCAATGTTCAGTTTTCGATCCCTTAGCACGACACATTCACCCTGTAGATATGAAAACGTTGtgaaagcaaaaaacgaaacaaaaagagAGAAGaacgaagaaaaaataaaattcaatagcaATTCTAAACATAATAACATTTCAAGGCAGCTCAATACAAAACGTTATAGAAAAAATGCTTTAGCTTCTTCAACAAACGAACTCTTGGAacagtttttaatgtttttaatgacttcaaataacgaaaaacttataataaaaaaaaatctttcactAAAATATTAATGGGGAAAGCTCTTACAAAATTTAACAActaatatccaaaaaaaaaaataatatacgaatattttattaaaaacacagCAGAAGTTGAATGttgattattgttttattattttcaatttcaataaatactCACTGAGAcccaatatttttgaatttattttaattaaatcgaTAAAATTATGTAACGCACAGGCACAATGGCTGCAAAATGAAACCAAACGAAACaataactcaaataaataaaaatctaacGCACTTTAGAAACTCGGCAAATGTACAACGAAAATTAATTTGATAAAAACCGACAACAATTGTTTTAATGGTTAATGGAATCAGatacaaatatatgaatataaaacgaaaaaataaacgtaaacagtttaagagaaaaaaaaaaacgtattaacGAAATAGCGGAAGAAACGATAAACTGTTCAAAGACACACTACTAGGCAGTAAAAATGCTGGAGGAGACACTGCAGAAGTAAAAGACAGTTCCTGCTAACTAATACCattcatacataatttttgtGTAACCGATATACAAAGTTGGAACAATTTTAgtcagaaaaatataataaacgcAAAtttgctatacattttttggattAAACACCAGTTTCAGTAATTGcattaaaatgttgaaaaaaaattaaataaaaaataattttatgaaagcacacaattttttacttatcctgagttttaggaaaaaaaattacaaagtaaaCAAAGCAGCCATCCATTATGCGACATTAATATTGTTTATCGACGTCATTAACGCAAGTAGCAAAGCTTGATAGCGGGATAAAACTCGGCCATAAATAATGCTACACGTCTGAAGACGATTCTCGAAACAAACACCGGTGTCTAGTACTATTTTTACTCAAAGTAGATGACATTTTCGTAGTAAGATTGCGAAAACTACTCTACAACGTACATTTTGAATTTACATTGAACctcaaaatataaaacaaaaactaaaagtttttAAGGCCAAAACTTTGTttaacttttcaaaaacttatattcaaaaaatatatatgtccATATGTACATGAATACACGAACATAGATCTTAAACTGGGCTTGTTTATATTAGAGAACTTCCTTAATAcagacatatgtatgaatgtagaaAGCTTGATATGCTTTTTTCTGCATACTTGTCATACATTTTTAACGAACAGTAAGCATAATTTTCTAAAAGGAATATTTAACCATTTCTTAAATCTTCAAAATTCAAGTTGAgcaattaacaaacaaaaattgtatacttaTTGGATTTACTCATATTTTTAACGCATTAATTTGTTGTATTGCGTCCGAATATAGGTAATCTGTACtcgtagaaaaatatttcaatatatcAGGCAATCGTAAACCGCTGAGagtatttttactatgaaacaACTTTTCATAAAAACGCCGTTGCTGTTTAGAGACAGCATgaaagacgtacgccacaagtttattattaatattagtagtattattatacatatatatgtatatcgggtgtttcttttagctgcatgatatcgatatcgataactacggTTTCACTGTTGAGAACGGCAGACTGTGTTAATATTTCTGTTCAGCAAGGTTTGTCAAGTCATCATGAGTTGTTTGACGCCAGAACAGCGCCtccaaattttggaaatatacttaaaaaaaaaaatctgttagcgcgcgaagtgttgaagaagacgttGAAATGTCGATTTGTCGTCGTTAACTTCTTTgagcggccgtcgtagccgaatgggttggtgcgtgactaccattcggaattcacagagagaacgtaggttcgaatgtcgggtaaacaccaaaattaagaaaaacatttttctaatagcggtcgcccctcggcagggaatggaaaacctccgagtgtatttctgccatgaaaaagctcctcataaaaatatctgccgttcggagtcggcttgaaactgtaggtccctccatttgtggaacaacatcacgacgcacaccacaaataggaggaggagctcgaccaaacacccaaaaagagtgtacgcgccaattatatatatatacagggagaacgatatgaagtgttacctattcaagacaccataacttttttgtgtgaaattagtttttattgatttcaaagacaaaattgttcaaaaatgattacaattttaacatatattcactttatctTGATATGACCAccctttgccttgactatagcctttaaatagtcaaaaaattagttgcatgctgcacgaatgtgatcttgaggtattttggtccattcTCGTATcgtcgcttttttcagcgctggcatattttttagtcctcaatttgctctccaaaatggaccagatggaatagacaatcggatttgcgtctggcgaattcgaaagccattgtgtggacgaaatgaagtgtggaacatgattttttaaccattcttggttcacacgagctttatgagacagtgccgagtcctgttggaacgtccatggtttacgaccgaaatgtttgcgtgtccacggctctaaagcagcttctaaaacattttgccgataataagtcgcattcactttgacaccaggctcgataaaaacgattggagagcgtccatcagcggtcactgcggcccaaaccattacttgcgatgggaaattgcttcgagtggccatacgtaggctcaaattctcgaatgagcgttcggtcaagtaaacacgatcattttgagtgtttatgaactgctcagttgggaaatttttttcatcagaaaacacaatgttaggaaattcgccacattCGTGCAAGGGCAAccactcctttgctctttcgcaccgaacttttttttgctggggtgaaagatcgtgtgctttttggaacttttaagccttgaccttgagctcattttttaatatgcgtcgaatgctgtcttgcgatattttccgttctttggccatttttcttccacttcgacttggatttcgttcaagtcgagccttcacgttccgaaccatttctggcgttgttgcggtttttttttgtccacctccatagcgttttgcaatgctaccagtatcattgtaacgttttatagtgcgatacacaaacattttattcactttgaggtgactgagctcacgaacaatggctggttgtgattttccaaccaaatataacgcaatcacactattacgtttgaattccatcacagaaaaaaaaaaaattcaaaattcaaaactgagacgcaaatgcttttgatggcttataaacaatatattgaactgtcattagaacaattttgacgttgatgtcatgagctgttttacagatacaagcagtgtaaaGTTGggaacacttcatatcgttcacccatATATACTTGTTTGAGCCTTTGTGCTTCGACTAGGTgcaaattttacgtaaggatctgcgcttacgtgcctataaaatacagctagtgCATCGCATTTTTCTGGCTGTGCTCATTTAGTTTtcttattcagatttattggaaaattagtaaaaaattggactgGTCGAATGGACCAAGTAAGTAACGCAACGGCGGCGAACCTATTCCGGATatcatgttaaaaaaataaatgccatggaaTTATCTACCtataataaaaacgaaaattcattccaacaaaatttctgttttgcattatcatcttaagttctcaagctcttaaaaaagcaccctttattattattactattattattattagtgaaTATTAAAAAGCTCGTCaaacagttgttttttttttttgccctgaATGCATATATTTTGTTGCTGACTTTTTCGGTTACaataacaattaaaatatttacatattagcCATATTTATACTGAGCACTGGAAATCTATTTGCACAAAACACTTTATATGGAGTCCATCCACCCCTCCTTGTTTTATATGCAGTGCTTGCTAGTGAGCGTACTATGCACAATTGGAATCACAaagaatgcaataaattaaaatatcaaatttatattatatatattaactatatatgcatatttttacacatacattttatacacatatatgtatatatatatatatatatatatgccatCATAAGAAATCAGTTTTCAAGTTAAAATTCATAATTCACAATGCAGAATATGACGAATTACTAATCAAGAAAAGAACAGAAAATGGAAACGAGTCATACTAACAACTGtacaatacatatttattt
This genomic window contains:
- the LOC129242568 gene encoding protein boule isoform X1 yields the protein MHKMAAPTGAAPTAGLEAPLSAPKYGTLIPNRIFVGGISGDTTESDLCRVFSAYGNVKSTKIIVDRAGVSKGYGFVTFETEQEAQRLQTDGECVVLRDRKLNIAPAIKKQSIVATNGAVYYTTTPPAPISNMPIDQFAATVYPPVTDFTAAGVPTLYPPSMQYQPFYQYYSVPMVSAANVPTIWPQNYQGIYPC
- the LOC129242568 gene encoding protein boule isoform X3 → MHKMAAPTGAAPTAGLEAPLSAPKYGTLIPNRIFVGGISGDTTESDLCRVFSAYGNVKSTKIIVDRAGVSKGYGFVTFETEQEAQRLQTDGECVVLRDRKLNIAPAIKKQSIVATNGAVYYTTTPPAPISNMPIDQFAATVYPPAAGVPTLYPPSMQYQPFYQYYSVPMVSAANVPTIWPQNYQGIYPC
- the LOC129242568 gene encoding protein boule isoform X2; this translates as MHKMAAPTGAAPTAGLEAPLSAPKYGTLIPNRIFVGGISGDTTESDLCRVFSAYGNVKSTKIIVDRAGVSKGYGFVTFETEQEAQRLQTDGECVVLRDRKLNIAPAIKKQSIVATNGAVYYTTTPPAPISNMPIDQFAATVYPPVTDFTAAGVPTLYPPSMQYQPFYQYYSVPMVSAANVPTIWPQNYQDI